A DNA window from Leptolyngbya sp. KIOST-1 contains the following coding sequences:
- a CDS encoding TIGR02466 family protein has protein sequence MALDTWFPLAIYFEDLPDAAGHKAALTEAILELEASGSEPRNFPEMAWTGDLHGVEKVHIDPRFAWVVAQVETHVGLYLNALGLDLSQVELYIQRAWPVVSRPQQEVGAHCHNTAHVSAVYYVAVPDSGTDAAGCLTFFDDARPNEVSPGLGSENTDIIAEWNYLNQDQALYLPTEGRLIVFPAKQRHGVTPNHTDDLRLSLSFDIVLTAAPGQAAGAYEFLMPPPTQWKRFK, from the coding sequence ATGGCTCTCGATACCTGGTTCCCCCTCGCCATTTACTTCGAAGACCTGCCCGATGCCGCCGGGCACAAAGCTGCCCTCACCGAGGCCATCCTGGAGCTGGAGGCCAGCGGCAGCGAACCCCGCAACTTTCCCGAAATGGCCTGGACGGGCGACCTGCACGGGGTGGAGAAAGTGCACATTGACCCTCGCTTTGCCTGGGTGGTAGCCCAGGTCGAAACCCACGTGGGGCTCTATCTCAATGCGCTAGGGCTCGATCTCAGCCAGGTTGAACTCTATATTCAGCGGGCCTGGCCGGTGGTGTCGCGGCCCCAGCAGGAGGTGGGGGCCCACTGCCACAACACCGCCCACGTCAGCGCCGTGTACTACGTCGCCGTGCCCGACTCCGGCACCGATGCGGCGGGCTGCCTCACCTTTTTTGACGATGCCCGCCCCAATGAAGTCAGCCCCGGCCTGGGCAGCGAAAATACCGACATCATTGCCGAGTGGAACTACCTGAACCAGGACCAGGCCCTGTATTTGCCCACCGAGGGCCGTCTCATCGTTTTTCCGGCCAAGCAGCGCCACGGGGTGACGCCCAACCACACCGACGACCTGCGCCTGTCGCTCTCGTTTGATATTGTGCTCACCGCCGCCCCCGGGCAGGCCGCCGGGGCCTACGAATTTCTGATGCCGCCCCCCACCCAGTGGAAAAGGTTTAAGTAA
- a CDS encoding GNAT family N-acetyltransferase, which yields MEIREDDLTGPQIIALLREHLENMHEITPPGSVHALDLERLRAPNITFWTAWEGNDLLGCGALKELDPTSGEIKSMRTPAAHRRKGVASRLLEHIIAVARQRSYTHLYLETGAFPAFAPARALYERYGFVYRGPFGDYTDDPNSSFMEKSL from the coding sequence ATGGAAATCCGTGAAGACGATCTGACCGGGCCACAGATCATTGCCCTGCTGCGCGAGCACCTGGAGAACATGCACGAAATTACGCCCCCCGGCAGCGTTCACGCGCTGGACTTAGAGCGGCTGAGGGCACCCAACATTACCTTCTGGACGGCCTGGGAGGGCAACGACCTGCTGGGCTGCGGTGCGCTAAAGGAACTCGACCCCACCAGCGGCGAAATCAAGTCGATGCGGACCCCCGCTGCCCACCGCCGCAAGGGTGTTGCCTCCCGCCTGTTGGAACACATTATCGCTGTGGCCCGCCAGCGGAGCTACACCCACCTGTACCTGGAAACCGGCGCGTTTCCCGCCTTTGCCCCGGCCCGCGCCCTGTACGAGCGCTACGGCTTTGTGTACCGCGGTCCCTTTGGCGACTACACCGACGATCCCAACAGCTCGTTCATGGAAAAAAGCCTCTGA
- a CDS encoding succinate dehydrogenase cytochrome b subunit — MTNTLKAPPSDPDTPPPASPLLRFYRSSIGKKLISGFTGLALVTFVLVHMVGNLLLFVGRDAYNAYALLVSNFSLVYYAFELALTAIVLLHAWIGIEIFWRRRQARLQGYSTYQSVGGTSYQTLSSRTMIVTGSVLAVFWVVHLKTFRFGTYYATELGGDTVRDLARLVIETFQSLPYVLGYSVILVLLASHLRHGFWSALQSIGLLDAKLRPLAYGTSAVVGIGIATGFLLLPWAIYLGLVG; from the coding sequence ATGACCAACACCTTAAAAGCTCCCCCCAGCGACCCCGACACCCCGCCGCCAGCCTCCCCCCTGCTCAGGTTCTACCGCTCGTCGATCGGCAAAAAGCTGATCAGCGGGTTCACCGGGCTGGCGCTGGTGACGTTTGTACTGGTACACATGGTCGGCAATCTGCTGCTGTTTGTGGGCCGGGACGCCTACAACGCCTACGCCCTGCTGGTCAGCAACTTCAGCCTTGTCTACTATGCCTTTGAGCTGGCGCTGACCGCGATCGTGCTGCTCCACGCCTGGATTGGCATCGAGATCTTCTGGCGCCGTCGGCAGGCCCGACTTCAGGGCTACAGCACCTACCAGTCAGTGGGGGGAACCAGCTACCAAACCCTCAGCTCGCGCACCATGATCGTCACCGGCTCGGTACTGGCGGTGTTTTGGGTTGTCCACCTGAAGACCTTTCGTTTTGGCACCTACTACGCCACCGAGCTGGGCGGCGACACCGTGCGCGACCTGGCCCGCCTGGTAATCGAGACCTTTCAGTCGCTGCCCTACGTTTTGGGCTACAGCGTCATTTTGGTGCTGCTGGCTTCGCACCTGCGCCACGGCTTCTGGAGCGCCCTGCAATCGATCGGGCTGCTGGATGCAAAGCTTCGGCCCCTGGCCTACGGCACCAGCGCCGTGGTCGGGATTGGCATTGCGACGGGCTTTTTGCTGCTGCCCTGGGCGATCTACCTGGGCCTGGTGGGCTAA
- a CDS encoding tetratricopeptide repeat protein, whose protein sequence is MGEWRDRGLIQYQQGQLTDAQRDLERYLYEHPDAPDGFEIRQVIEQIERVQDEP, encoded by the coding sequence GTGGGCGAATGGCGCGATCGCGGTCTGATTCAGTACCAGCAGGGCCAGCTCACCGATGCCCAGCGCGACCTTGAGCGCTACCTCTACGAGCACCCCGACGCCCCCGACGGCTTTGAGATTCGCCAGGTGATCGAGCAAATTGAGCGCGTGCAGGACGAACCATGA
- a CDS encoding SirB1 family protein → MTNTALPREQLYRELQQPADQVSLARAALYIAQEEYPYLEVDDYLATLDRMADTLRQRLPQTPYPLKVIQAINDYLFGELNFRGNSDYYYDPRNSFLNEVLERRVGIPITLSLVYLELAYRIDFPMVGVSMPGHFLIRPTVDEMDIFVDPFHRGEILFEQDCRERLKHMFGDSAQLEPQHLAPITPTTFLVRMLTNLKLIYLQNRDVPPGARCDQPHFADSPRGGGRMARSRSDSVPAGPAHRCPARP, encoded by the coding sequence ATGACCAATACTGCACTACCCCGAGAGCAACTCTATCGAGAGCTGCAGCAACCCGCCGACCAGGTGAGCCTAGCCAGGGCAGCTCTCTACATCGCCCAGGAAGAGTACCCCTACCTGGAGGTGGACGACTACCTGGCCACGCTCGATCGCATGGCCGACACCCTGCGCCAGCGGTTGCCCCAAACCCCTTACCCGCTCAAAGTCATTCAGGCCATCAACGACTACCTGTTTGGCGAGCTCAACTTTCGCGGCAACAGCGACTACTACTATGATCCCCGCAACAGCTTTCTCAACGAGGTGCTGGAGCGGCGGGTGGGCATTCCCATTACCCTGTCGCTGGTGTACCTGGAGCTGGCCTACCGGATTGACTTCCCCATGGTGGGGGTGAGTATGCCGGGGCATTTCCTGATTCGCCCCACGGTGGATGAAATGGATATTTTTGTTGATCCCTTTCATCGGGGCGAAATTTTGTTTGAGCAGGACTGCCGAGAGCGGCTCAAGCACATGTTTGGCGACTCGGCCCAGCTCGAGCCCCAGCACCTGGCTCCCATTACCCCCACCACGTTTCTGGTGCGGATGCTGACCAACCTCAAGCTAATTTATTTGCAGAATAGAGATGTGCCCCCGGGCGCTCGATGCGATCAACCGCATTTTGCTGATTCACCCCGAGGCGGTGGGCGAATGGCGCGATCGCGGTCTGATTCAGTACCAGCAGGGCCAGCTCACCGATGCCCAGCGCGACCTTGA
- a CDS encoding FAD-dependent oxidoreductase: MTLTETMLAGVPGNPLGGLEKADELWRRYRQGPLPEQQVIFQAETPLESVDWDVVICGGTLGVLVGAGLAQRGWRVALIERGPLQGREQEWNISRRELAVLTELGLLTSAELDVVTASEYNPARIQFGEGDPLWVEDVLNVGVDPRGLLERLKARFLAAGGQLFEHTAFTSAWVHPNGVLVKADQPLTTRLLIDAMGHFSPLVRQARGTGKPDAVCLVVGTCAEGYAQNDTGDLLVSFTPLRHQCQYFWEAFPARDGRTTYLFTYLDADPRRLSLGEFFEEYWTLLPQYQRVTRSDLRVKRALFGFFPCYRQSPLRFPWGRTLAVGDSSGSQSPLSFGGFGAMLRHLERLVNGIDEALGCDRLGAAALGALQPYQPNLSVTWLFQKSMSVGMEQNLPEQHINSLLSAIFAAMADLGEPTLKPFLQDVVQFPALAKTLAVTSLKYPGLVAKIIPQVGVGALANWLAHYGSLAAYSTVEPLARALGPVVNTLPPVQRYYSHRWQDSLFYGSGKDYDA; encoded by the coding sequence ATGACACTCACCGAAACCATGCTGGCTGGCGTACCGGGCAACCCGCTGGGGGGGCTGGAGAAAGCCGACGAGCTGTGGCGGCGCTATCGCCAGGGCCCTCTCCCTGAGCAGCAGGTCATTTTTCAAGCCGAGACCCCGCTGGAGAGCGTCGATTGGGATGTGGTGATCTGCGGCGGCACCCTGGGCGTGCTGGTGGGGGCGGGGCTGGCGCAGCGGGGCTGGCGGGTGGCGCTGATCGAGCGCGGCCCCCTGCAGGGCCGGGAGCAGGAGTGGAACATCTCGCGCCGAGAACTGGCGGTGCTGACAGAGTTGGGCCTGCTGACCAGTGCAGAACTGGACGTTGTCACGGCCTCGGAATACAACCCAGCCCGCATTCAGTTTGGCGAGGGCGATCCGCTCTGGGTGGAGGACGTGCTCAACGTCGGGGTCGATCCCAGGGGGCTGCTGGAGCGGCTCAAGGCCAGGTTTTTAGCCGCTGGGGGCCAGCTGTTTGAGCACACCGCCTTCACGTCGGCCTGGGTGCACCCCAACGGCGTGCTGGTGAAAGCCGACCAGCCCCTGACCACCCGCCTGCTAATCGATGCCATGGGTCACTTTTCGCCGCTGGTGCGCCAGGCGCGGGGGACGGGGAAGCCCGATGCGGTATGCCTGGTGGTGGGTACCTGTGCCGAGGGCTATGCCCAAAACGACACAGGGGACTTACTGGTGTCGTTTACGCCGCTGCGCCACCAGTGCCAGTACTTCTGGGAGGCGTTTCCGGCCCGGGATGGCCGCACCACTTACCTGTTCACCTACCTGGATGCCGACCCCCGCCGGCTGAGCCTGGGGGAGTTTTTTGAGGAATACTGGACCCTGCTGCCCCAGTATCAGCGGGTAACCCGGTCGGACCTGCGGGTGAAACGGGCGCTGTTTGGCTTCTTTCCCTGCTACCGGCAGAGCCCCCTGCGCTTCCCCTGGGGCCGCACCCTGGCGGTAGGCGACAGCAGCGGCAGCCAATCGCCGCTGAGCTTCGGCGGCTTTGGGGCCATGCTGCGCCACCTGGAGCGGCTGGTCAACGGCATTGATGAAGCGCTGGGGTGCGATCGCCTGGGGGCGGCAGCCCTGGGCGCACTTCAGCCTTACCAGCCCAACCTGTCGGTCACCTGGCTATTCCAAAAATCCATGAGCGTGGGGATGGAGCAAAACCTCCCCGAGCAGCATATCAATAGCCTGCTGAGCGCCATCTTTGCCGCCATGGCCGACCTGGGCGAACCCACCCTCAAGCCCTTCTTGCAGGACGTGGTGCAGTTTCCGGCCCTGGCCAAAACCCTGGCGGTGACATCACTGAAGTATCCCGGCCTGGTGGCCAAAATTATTCCCCAGGTGGGGGTGGGGGCCCTGGCCAACTGGCTGGCGCACTACGGTAGTCTGGCGGCCTACAGCACCGTGGAACCGCTGGCCCGTGCCCTGGGTCCAGTAGTAAACACACTGCCTCCGGTTCAGCGGTACTATAGCCATCGTTGGCAAGATAGCCTGTTCTATGGCAGCGGTAAGGACTATGACGCCTAA
- a CDS encoding FAD-dependent oxidoreductase yields the protein MSTVITQPNGLFSEGAFTRPAAGAQLSRSILVVGGSTAAYTTALTALRLNLDVCLVQPHRVVGGQFTAQALPASDDGDLLQARAGLYTVEGELFAISRAQRAFRDRQRELQPVGGKKVANPGGGWVSPLATTPVVAATALNEALLPYLRDGRLMLIPLAEPVEVLLAEEGDRPRVQGVVCRDTQTGHTFTVSARVTVEATDLGDLLEVGHIPSRVGQEARHETGEAILPEDARPQCQQSITFDVVVEHTARGKGVPIGKPSGFETEGWMGLKEFTSTFWTKAQPERWQKWEFFSDFGIFRYRRLLRAQPHDKKVFPGDVTVLNWGTSSEPDRAFCCGNDYRPGRLVGVSREERAMHIQRARQRAQAYLHYLQTHGAADLKPRGDLTWTKDGIALEPYIREARRGIALTTIRHEDVAETFFPDQARARCFDDSVGIGQYHYLDLHGNDAKGHVSPRGKDVVALPFSLPLGALVPRDTDGLVLSAKSIGTTHITNAAYRMHPVEWAIGEASGFLAVFSVWTGLEPRTLATEEKHLRKIQGFMTRNGIPIFWFNDIGHDDPDFEPIQVLAAAGIVRSDNPRSLSFKPYAPVSRAVVATALVNLLKLPTTLPASPTFGDVLPAKHWAYIAIETLHAHGMIAGVSQGRFAPDAPITREQLSFLLKRAMPEVYDKAFGRTPIDRQNLQRRELSRVLYEVLKGRLGI from the coding sequence ATGTCTACCGTCATTACCCAGCCCAATGGATTGTTTAGCGAGGGGGCGTTTACCCGCCCGGCGGCCGGGGCCCAGTTGAGCCGCTCGATTCTGGTGGTGGGGGGTTCCACGGCGGCCTACACCACCGCCCTGACGGCCCTGCGGCTGAATCTCGACGTGTGTCTGGTGCAGCCCCACAGGGTGGTGGGGGGCCAGTTCACGGCCCAGGCGCTGCCCGCTTCCGATGATGGCGATCTGCTCCAGGCCAGGGCGGGGCTGTATACGGTAGAAGGCGAACTGTTTGCCATTTCGAGGGCGCAGCGGGCCTTCCGCGATCGCCAGCGCGAGCTTCAGCCCGTGGGCGGTAAAAAGGTAGCCAACCCCGGCGGCGGCTGGGTCAGCCCCCTGGCCACCACCCCTGTAGTAGCCGCTACGGCCCTGAACGAGGCGCTGCTGCCCTACCTGCGCGATGGTCGCCTGATGCTGATTCCCCTGGCGGAACCGGTGGAGGTGCTGCTGGCCGAGGAGGGCGATCGCCCCAGGGTGCAGGGGGTGGTCTGCCGCGATACCCAGACGGGCCACACCTTTACCGTCAGCGCCAGGGTCACGGTCGAGGCCACCGACTTGGGCGACCTGCTGGAGGTGGGCCACATTCCCTCCCGCGTGGGCCAGGAGGCCCGCCACGAAACCGGCGAGGCGATTCTGCCCGAGGATGCCCGGCCCCAGTGCCAGCAGTCGATCACCTTTGATGTGGTGGTGGAGCACACGGCCCGGGGCAAAGGCGTCCCCATCGGCAAACCCAGCGGCTTTGAAACCGAGGGCTGGATGGGCCTGAAGGAGTTCACCAGCACCTTCTGGACCAAAGCCCAGCCCGAGCGGTGGCAAAAGTGGGAGTTCTTCAGCGACTTTGGCATTTTCCGCTACCGACGGCTGCTCAGGGCCCAGCCCCACGACAAAAAAGTCTTTCCCGGCGATGTCACCGTGCTCAACTGGGGCACCTCCAGCGAGCCCGATCGCGCCTTTTGCTGCGGCAATGATTACCGCCCGGGTCGGCTGGTGGGGGTGAGCCGCGAGGAGCGAGCCATGCACATTCAGCGGGCGCGGCAGCGAGCCCAGGCCTACCTCCACTACCTGCAAACCCACGGGGCCGCCGACCTCAAACCCCGCGGCGACCTCACCTGGACTAAAGACGGCATTGCCCTCGAACCCTACATTCGCGAAGCCCGCCGCGGCATTGCCCTCACCACCATCCGCCACGAGGATGTGGCCGAAACCTTTTTCCCCGACCAGGCCCGAGCCCGCTGCTTCGACGACTCGGTAGGCATTGGCCAGTACCACTACCTCGATCTGCACGGCAACGACGCCAAGGGCCACGTCAGCCCCCGAGGCAAAGACGTGGTGGCCCTGCCCTTTAGCCTGCCCCTGGGGGCCCTGGTGCCCCGCGACACGGATGGCCTGGTGCTGTCGGCCAAGAGCATTGGCACCACCCATATCACCAATGCCGCCTACCGCATGCACCCAGTGGAGTGGGCGATTGGTGAGGCCAGCGGCTTTCTCGCCGTATTTTCGGTGTGGACGGGCCTGGAGCCCAGGACGTTGGCCACCGAAGAAAAGCACCTTCGCAAAATCCAGGGCTTCATGACCCGCAACGGGATTCCCATCTTCTGGTTCAACGACATTGGCCACGACGACCCCGACTTTGAACCGATTCAGGTGCTGGCGGCGGCGGGCATAGTGCGCAGCGACAACCCCCGCAGCCTCAGCTTTAAGCCCTACGCCCCGGTCAGCCGGGCCGTGGTCGCCACGGCCCTGGTCAACCTGCTCAAGCTGCCCACCACCCTGCCAGCTAGCCCTACCTTTGGCGATGTGCTGCCGGCGAAGCACTGGGCCTACATCGCGATCGAAACCCTCCACGCCCACGGCATGATCGCCGGGGTCAGCCAGGGCCGGTTTGCCCCGGATGCGCCCATCACCCGCGAGCAGCTCTCGTTTTTACTCAAGCGGGCCATGCCCGAGGTGTACGACAAAGCCTTTGGCCGCACCCCCATCGATCGCCAAAACCTGCAGCGCCGCGAGCTGTCGCGGGTGCTCTACGAGGTGTTGAAGGGACGGCTGGGGATTTAG
- a CDS encoding heme-copper oxidase subunit III, which yields MQGAIDSDAAAANGHAAEAHEEHQDLRVLGLITFLASEFLMFAGFFAVFLVFRASNAQWPPEETEVELLLPAINTLILVSSSWVINLGTKAIKNNDLAGMRKWFGITAAMGAIFLAGQVYEYLNLGYGLKTNLFSNCFYLTTGFHGAHVFIGLLLILGVLWRSRRADHYSNLAHTGPEMAEIYWHFVDVVWIVLFSLIYLLTLIK from the coding sequence ATGCAAGGCGCAATTGACTCTGACGCGGCGGCGGCCAACGGCCATGCCGCAGAGGCCCACGAAGAGCACCAGGATTTGCGGGTGCTGGGTCTGATTACCTTTCTAGCCTCAGAATTTCTGATGTTTGCGGGCTTTTTTGCGGTTTTTCTGGTGTTTCGCGCCAGCAACGCCCAATGGCCCCCGGAAGAAACCGAGGTCGAGCTGCTGCTGCCGGCGATCAACACCCTGATCCTGGTGTCGAGCAGCTGGGTGATCAACCTGGGCACCAAGGCGATCAAGAACAACGACCTGGCCGGTATGCGCAAGTGGTTTGGCATTACCGCCGCCATGGGCGCAATTTTCCTGGCCGGCCAGGTGTATGAGTACCTGAACCTGGGCTACGGCCTGAAAACCAACCTGTTTAGCAACTGCTTTTACCTGACCACGGGGTTCCACGGGGCGCACGTGTTCATCGGTTTGCTGCTGATTTTGGGAGTGCTGTGGCGATCGCGTCGGGCCGACCACTACAGCAACCTGGCCCACACCGGCCCCGAGATGGCCGAGATCTACTGGCACTTCGTCGATGTGGTGTGGATCGTGCTGTTTAGCCTGATCTACCTGCTGACGCTGATCAAGTAG
- the ctaD gene encoding cytochrome c oxidase subunit I → MKPTEVQAGHGHPDKWKWYDYFTFNVDHKVIGIQYLVTSFLFYLVGGFMAVLMRTELATPDSDFLSPDLYNAFLTNHGTIMIFLWIVPAAIGGFGNYLIPLMIGARDMAFPKLNAIAFWLNPPAGLLLAASFLFGGGAQAGWTSYPPLSEITANLPQTLWCLALVMVGTSSILGSVNFLVTIWKMRVPSMKWDEMPLFCWAMVATSILALFATPVLAAALILLMFDINLGTSFFKPDAGGNVVVYQHLFWFYSHPAVYLMILPIFGIMSEVIPVHARKPIFGYKAIAYSSLTICLVGLFVWVHHMFTSGTAPWMRIFFTISTLIVAVPTGVKIFSWVATLWGGKIRYTTAMLFAVGLLSMFVFGGLSGVTLGTAPFDIHVHDTYYVVGHFHYVLFGGSVFGIYAGIYHWFPKMTGRMLNEPLGKVHFVLTFIGTLLTFTPMHQLGMSGMPRRVAMYDPQFAGLNQLVTVGAYILAVSVIPFYINVIWSWMAGEKAGDNPWRALTLEWTTASPPIIENWEVLPVLTHGPYEYGMDKANQVGPAGEPTEATPL, encoded by the coding sequence ATGAAACCCACTGAGGTTCAGGCGGGCCACGGCCACCCTGACAAGTGGAAATGGTACGACTACTTCACCTTCAACGTTGACCACAAGGTGATTGGTATTCAGTACCTGGTGACGTCGTTTTTGTTTTACCTGGTGGGTGGCTTCATGGCGGTGCTAATGCGCACCGAGCTGGCCACCCCCGACTCTGACTTCCTCAGCCCTGACCTCTACAACGCCTTCTTGACCAACCACGGCACGATCATGATCTTTCTGTGGATCGTGCCCGCAGCGATCGGCGGCTTTGGCAACTATCTGATTCCGCTGATGATTGGGGCGCGGGACATGGCCTTCCCCAAACTCAACGCCATTGCCTTCTGGCTGAATCCCCCGGCGGGTCTGCTGCTGGCGGCCAGCTTCCTCTTTGGCGGCGGTGCCCAGGCGGGGTGGACCTCCTACCCACCCCTGAGCGAAATCACCGCCAACCTGCCCCAGACCCTGTGGTGTCTGGCCCTGGTGATGGTGGGAACCTCCTCTATCCTGGGTTCGGTGAATTTCCTGGTCACCATCTGGAAGATGCGGGTGCCCAGCATGAAGTGGGACGAGATGCCGCTGTTTTGTTGGGCCATGGTGGCCACGTCGATTCTGGCGCTGTTTGCCACGCCGGTGCTGGCGGCGGCGCTGATTCTACTCATGTTTGACATCAACCTTGGCACCTCGTTCTTCAAGCCCGATGCGGGCGGCAACGTGGTGGTGTACCAGCATCTGTTCTGGTTTTACTCGCACCCGGCGGTGTACCTGATGATTTTGCCGATCTTCGGCATTATGTCGGAGGTGATTCCGGTCCACGCCCGCAAGCCCATCTTTGGCTACAAGGCGATCGCCTACTCGTCCCTGACGATTTGTCTGGTGGGGCTGTTTGTCTGGGTGCACCACATGTTCACCAGCGGCACCGCCCCCTGGATGCGAATTTTTTTCACCATCTCCACGCTGATTGTGGCGGTGCCCACGGGGGTAAAAATCTTTAGCTGGGTGGCGACGCTGTGGGGCGGCAAAATTCGCTACACCACCGCCATGCTGTTTGCGGTGGGGCTGCTGTCGATGTTTGTCTTCGGCGGCCTCAGCGGCGTCACCCTGGGAACGGCTCCCTTCGACATTCACGTACACGACACCTACTACGTGGTCGGCCACTTCCACTACGTGCTGTTTGGCGGCTCGGTGTTTGGCATCTATGCGGGGATCTACCACTGGTTCCCCAAAATGACTGGGCGCATGCTGAACGAGCCCCTGGGCAAGGTGCACTTTGTGCTCACCTTCATCGGCACCCTGCTCACCTTTACCCCCATGCACCAGCTGGGGATGTCGGGGATGCCCCGGCGGGTGGCCATGTACGACCCGCAGTTTGCCGGGCTGAACCAGCTGGTCACGGTGGGGGCGTACATTCTGGCGGTGTCGGTGATCCCCTTCTACATCAACGTGATCTGGAGCTGGATGGCGGGGGAAAAGGCGGGCGATAACCCCTGGAGGGCGCTGACGCTGGAGTGGACCACCGCTTCTCCGCCGATTATCGAAAACTGGGAGGTGCTGCCGGTGCTCACCCACGGTCCCTACGAGTACGGTATGGATAAAGCCAACCAGGTCGGTCCGGCGGGAGAGCCTACCGAGGCCACGCCGCTCTAA
- a CDS encoding cytochrome c oxidase subunit II → MKQIPAPLLTLVGGILVTLVSLWVGQTVNLLPEQASEQAPLVDDLFKVMVIIGTALFLVVQGAIVYAMIRFRKPKGDETDGPPIEGNLPLEAFWTAIPSIIVVGLGLYSVVVFQEMGGFSPGGHHGHGAMVAMAPQPSVIDVAPLLGQAGPREAEADVYTKTQVYGFGASPLMQPNQPDVTVNVTGMQYAWIFRYPETGITDGELHVPVGKDVQLLIEAQDVIHSFWVPQFRLKQDALPGEPAELRFVATREGTYPVVCAELCGAYHGGMRTQVIVHSPEEYADWVASRVAEAQPAATVAQPLNQATSAEYLAAIAPELATSPVQLR, encoded by the coding sequence ATGAAACAAATTCCAGCGCCGCTGCTGACCCTGGTGGGCGGCATTCTCGTCACTCTCGTGAGCTTGTGGGTGGGGCAAACCGTTAACCTCCTACCCGAGCAGGCGTCGGAGCAAGCTCCTCTGGTCGATGACCTGTTTAAGGTCATGGTGATCATTGGCACAGCCCTGTTTCTGGTGGTGCAGGGGGCCATTGTCTACGCCATGATTCGCTTTCGCAAGCCAAAAGGTGATGAGACCGACGGCCCCCCCATCGAGGGCAACCTGCCCCTGGAGGCGTTCTGGACCGCCATTCCCAGCATTATTGTGGTGGGGCTGGGCCTGTATAGCGTAGTGGTATTTCAAGAGATGGGCGGTTTTTCGCCAGGGGGCCACCACGGCCACGGCGCAATGGTGGCGATGGCCCCCCAGCCTTCGGTAATCGATGTGGCTCCCCTGCTGGGTCAGGCCGGGCCGCGGGAGGCCGAGGCCGATGTCTATACCAAAACTCAGGTTTACGGTTTTGGGGCCAGTCCATTGATGCAGCCTAACCAGCCCGACGTGACGGTAAATGTCACTGGCATGCAGTACGCCTGGATCTTTCGCTACCCCGAAACGGGCATCACCGATGGTGAACTGCACGTGCCTGTAGGCAAAGACGTGCAGCTGCTGATCGAAGCCCAGGACGTGATCCACTCCTTTTGGGTACCGCAGTTTCGGCTCAAGCAGGATGCCCTGCCCGGCGAACCGGCTGAACTGCGCTTTGTCGCCACCCGCGAGGGCACCTATCCGGTAGTCTGTGCCGAACTGTGCGGCGCTTACCACGGCGGTATGCGGACCCAGGTAATTGTGCATTCCCCTGAAGAGTACGCCGACTGGGTGGCCAGCCGGGTGGCTGAGGCCCAGCCAGCGGCAACCGTGGCCCAACCCCTAAACCAGGCGACCAGCGCCGAGTACCTGGCTGCCATTGCCCCTGAGTTGGCCACCTCTCCGGTGCAGCTTCGCTGA